DNA from Deltaproteobacteria bacterium:
GAAGACGCGCGAGTCGCTCCTCGCCATGGCGCACGAGCTGGTCCGGGTCTACGCCGCGCGCGAGGCGCACGGCCGGGCGCCCTACCGGGAGTCCGACGGTCTCTACGCCGAGTTCGCGGCGCGCTTCGCCTTCGAGGAGACCCCGGACCAGCAGCACGCGATCGACGACGTGCTCGCCGACCTCGGGCGCGAGAAGCCGATGGACCGCCTCATCTGCGGCGACGTCGGCTACGGCAAGACCGAGGTCGCGATGCGCGCTGCCTGGGTCGCCGTGCTCGGCGGCAAGCAGGTCGCCGTGCTGGTGCCGACCACGATCCTCGCCCAGCAGCACCTGGAGACCTTCCGCACCCGCTTCGCGGGCCATCCGGTCGGGGTCGAGATGCTCTCCCGCTTCCACTCCGCGGCCGAGAGCAAGCAGACGCTCGCCGGCCTCGCCGCGGGGCAGGTCGACGTCGTGATCGGCACGCACCGCCTGCTCCAGAAGGACGTCGCGTTCCGCGCCCTCGGGCTCCTCATCGTCGACGAGGAGCACCGCTTCGGGGTGAAGGCGAAGGAACGCATCCGCAGCCTGCGCCCGACCGTGGACGTCCTCACCCTCACCGCCACGCCGATCCCGCGCACGCTCAACATGGCGCTCTCGGGCATCCGCGATCTCTCCGTCATCGAGACGCCGCCCGTCGATCGCCTCGCGATCCGCACCTACGTCACGCGCTATGACGAGGCGGTCATCCGCGACGCCGTCCTGCGCGAGCTCGGGCGCGGGGGCCAGGTCTTCTTCGTGCACAACCGGGTCGAGAACATCGACGCCATGGCCCGGCGGCTGGCGGAGGTCGTGCCCGAGGCGCGCATTGCGGTGGCGCATGGGCAGATGGCCGAGCGCGGGCTCGAGCGCACCATGCTCGACTTCATGCACGGGAAGACGAACCTGCTGGTCAGCTCGGCGATCATCGAGTCCGGGCTCGACATCCCGACCGCCAACACCATGATCGTGAACCGCGCCGACACCTTCGGCCTGGCCCAGCTCTACCAGCTGCGCGGCCGGATCGGCCGCTCGCACCATCGCGCCTACGCCTATCTGTTGATACCGGGCGAGCACCTGATCACGCCCGAGGCACAGAAGCGGCTCCGCGTCCTGCAGGAGCTCGACGACCTGGGCGGAGGCTTCCGCCTCGCGGCCCACGACCTCGAGATCCGGGGCGCCGGGAACCTGCTCGGCAAGCAGCAGTCGGGGCACATCGCGGCGGTCGGCCTCGAGCTCTACACCCACCTGCTCGAGCAGGCGGTGCGCGAGCTGCGCGGCACGCCGGCCGAGACGGAGGTCGAGCCCGAAGTCCAGCTCGGCATCCCGGCCTTCATCCCCGAGACATACATCGCCGACGTGAGCCAGCGCCTGGTGGTCTACAAGCGCCTGGCGGGCATCCGCGGCGTGCGCGACGTGGAGGAGATCGCGGCCGAACTCGCCGATCGCTACGGGCCGACCCCGCCCCAGGCGGACACCCTGCTCCGGCTGATGGAGCTTCGCCGCTGGCTCAAGGACCTGCGCATCGTCCGTGCGCGTCGGCGCGGCGAGGGCGTGGTGCTCGAGTTCGATCCCGGGACGCCGCTCAGCCCCGAGGGCGTGCTCGCCTTCGTGCGCGGCAGCAAGGGACGCGCGCGCATGGCGGGCGGCTCGGTGCTGGAGATCCGGCCCGCGGCGACGGATCATGACGGCATGATCGCCGAGCTGCGCGCACACTTGCAGAGGCTCTCCGCCACATGATACGCCGCCGCGCGATGCCTCGCGGGGTGCGCGTGGCGGCACTCGTCGTCCCGGCTCTGCTGGCGGGCGCGGCGCGCGCGGAGATCGCGAATCGCATCGTCGCCACCATCGACGGCGAGCCGATCACGGCGCACGAGGTGCGGCGCTACGCCAAGGAGCGCAACGCCGAGAGCACGCCCGCCGCGCGGGTGCTGGAGGCCCTCATCACCGACAAGCTCCTCGAGAAGGAGATCAAGGCGCTGGGCATCACCGCCCGCGACGACGAGATCGACCGCTACATCGAGGAGATCGAGCAGCGCAACGGGATGGACCGGGAGCGCTTCAAAGCTGCGCTGGAGGCGCAGGGGCTCACCCTCGAGGCCTACCGCGCGCGCGTCAAGAGCGAGCTCGAGAAGGCGGCGCTCGTCAACCGCGAGATCCGGAGCCACGTGAACGTCTCGCCCGAGGAGGTCCGCCGCTACTACGAGGCTCACCTCGACGACTACGCGACCGTCGAGCGCGTCAAGGTGCGCGACATCTTCCTCGCCATCGAGGACCCGGTCGAAGAGGCCTCGGTGGCGCACGCGCGGGCCAAGGCGATCGAGGTGCGGTCGCTCGCCCAGGAGGGGCAGGACTTCGCGGCGCTCGCCGAGCAGTTCTCGGAGGGCCCCGGGGCCCGCAGGGGCGGCGCGCTCGGCACCTTCGGCCGCGGCGAGATGGAGCACGACCTCGAGCAGGCGGCCTTCGCGCTCGAGGCGGGCAAGGTGAGCGAGCCGGTGCGCGCCGGGGGCGGCTTCCACCTCCTGCGCGTCGACCAGCGCATCGGCGCGGGCCACAAGCCCGTCGACGAGGTGCAGGAGGAGATCCGCGACACGCTGTACAACCAGGCGCTCGAGGAGCGGTTCCAGAACTGGCTCTCGCACGACCTGCGCGAGCGTCACCACGTGGAGGTCCTCGACTGAATCCCGCCATCTTCCGCGAGTACGACATCCGCGGCGTCGCCGAGAAGGACTTCGACGCCGACTTCGCGCGCCGCCTGGGCCAGACCTTCGGCACGCTCGCCGCCGAGGCGGGCCGGCGCGTGGTCTCGGTCGGCCGCGACTGCCGCCTCACCTCCGATCGCTACGCGGCCGCCGTCGTCGCGGGTATCGCGTCGGCCGGCCTCCGCGTGCTCGACATCGGCGTCTGCCCCACACCCCTCATGTACTTCTCGCTCTTCCACTGGGACCTGGACGGCGGCATCCAGGTGACCGGCAGCCACAACCCGCCCGACTACAACGGCTTCAAGATCTGCCTCGGCAAGGACGCCCTGCACGGGGAGCAGATCCAGGACCTGCGCCGGCACCTCGAGGCCGGCAGGTTCGAGACGGGCAAGGGGACGATCGAGAACCGCCCCGTCCTCCCCGTCTACCAGGACGACATCGCCGCGCGGGTAGGACGCCTCGCGCGCGCGATCGACGTCGTGGTCGACGCCGGCAACGGGACGGCGGGCCCGGTCGCGCCGGGCATCTACCGCCGCCTCGGGGCACGCGTGCGCGAGCTGTTCTGCGACCCGGACGGCCGCTTCCCGAACCATCACCCCGATCCGACCGTCGCCGACAACATGCGCGACCTGATCCGCTCCGTCGCCGAGACGGGAGCGGAGCTCGGCATCGCCTTCGACGGCGACGCCGACCGCATCGGCGTCGTGGACGCGAACGGGCGCATCGTCTGGGGCGACGAGCTCCTCGTGGTCTTCGGACGCGACCTGCTCGCGCGCAATCCGGGCGCGGTGATCGTTTCCGAGGTGAAGTGCTCACAGCGCCTCTACGACGACATCGGCAGGCACGGCGGGCGCGCCATCATGTGGAAGGCCGGCCACTCGCTACTCAAGGCCAAGATGCGCGAAACCGGCGCTCTGCTCGGCGGCGAGATGAGCGGGCACATCTTCTTCAAGGAGAAGTACTTCGGCTACGACGACGCCATCTACGCCGGCGCGCGCCTCCTCGACATCGTCGCCCGCACCGGGAAGCGGGTGGACCAGCTCCTCGCCGACCTGCCGCCGTCACACACCACGCCCGAGATCCGCGTCGACTGCCCCGACGACTTGAAGTTCGCGGTGGCCGAGCGCGTGCGGGACCGCTTCCGGGCCGCCGGCCGCGAGATCATCGACGTGGACGGCGTGCGCGTGCGCTTCCCCCACGGCTGGGGCCTCGTGCGCGCGTCGAACACGCAGCCGGTGCTGGTGCTGCGCTTCGAGGCGGATACGCCGGAGCAGCTCGCCGAGTATCGGCGCGTCGTCGAGCGCGAAGTGGCGGAGGCCCGCCGCGCCCTCGGGGCATGATCGACTCGAGCCCCGGCTGCTCCGGCGGGGTCCCCACGGGGCCGGCAGGCCCGGCGGGGTGCCTCATCGTGCGCGGGGCCCGCGCCCACAACTTGAAGAGCATCGACGTCGAGATCCCGCGCGACCGGCTGGTCGTGATCACCGGGCTCTCGGGCTCGGGCAAATCGTCGCTCGCCTTCGACACGCTCTACGCCGAGGGGCAGCGCCGCTACGTGGAGTCCCTCTCCGCCTACGCGCGCCAGTTTCTCGAACAGATGGAGAAGCCCGACTGCGACGCCATCGAGGGCCTCTCGCCCGCGATCGCGATCGAGGCGAAGGGGACGGGCCGGAACCCGCGCTCGACGGTCGGCACGGTGACCGAGATCGCCGACTACCTGCGCCTCCTCTACGCCCGCGTCGGCCACCCGATCTGCTACTCCTGCGGGCGCGAGATCGCGGCGCAGACGGTCGAGCAGGTGGTGGACCGGCTGGCGGCGCTCCCGGCGGACACGCGGCTGTTCGTCTACGCGCCCTTCGTCCGCGACCGCAAGGGCGAGCACCGCCGGGAGCTGGACGAGCTCCGCCGCGGCGGCTTCGTGCGCGTGCGCGTCGACGGCGAGCTGCGCGAGCTCGGCGAGGACATCGCGCTCGCGCGGACGGTGCGGCACACTATCGAGGTGCTCGTCGATCGCCTGGTCGTGCGTCCGGGCGTCGAGACGCGCCTCGCGGACTCGCTCGCGGTCGCCTTCCGGCACGGCGACGGCACGGCGCTCGTCGAATCCGTGGAGCCCGGCACGGAGGCGCCGCGCCCGCTCTTCTTCAGCGAGCGGCACGCCTGCCCGACGTGCGGGGTCTCGTACCCGGAGCTCGCGCCGCGCTTCTTCTCCTTCAACAGCCCGCATGGCGCCTGCCCGGCGTGCGGCGGGCTCGGGGTCGAGCGCCGCTTCGACCCGGCGCTCATCGTGCCGAGGCCGGAGGCGCCGCTCCCGGCTGCGCTCTCCTCCGCCGTGCTGCGCGCCCTGCCGCGGCTCGAGGCGGTGCTCGCGGGCCTCGCGGCGCAGTACCGCTTCCGGCTCGCGACGCCGTTCAGGGATCTGCCGGCGACCGTGCGGGCCGTCCTGCTCGAGGGCTCGGGGGAGCAGGAGGTCGAGTTCGAGCACGGCGGCCGCAACGTCCGCCGGCCGTTCGCGGGGCTCCTGGCGCTCCTCCGGCGCCGCCAGCAGGAGACGCGCTCCGCCTGGCTCAGGGAGGAGCTGGAAGGTCTGGTGAGCGACCGGCGATGCACGGCCTGCGAGGGCACGCGACTCCGTCGCGAGGCGCGCTTCGTGCGCGTCGGGGGGCGGAGCATCGTCGAGGTGTCGGCCCTTCCCATCGGCGACGCGCTCGGCTTCCTCCGCGGCCTCGAGCTCTCGCCCGCCGAGCGCGAGATCGCGCGCCCCGTCGTGAAGGAGATCCTGGCGCGCCTTGGCTTCCTCGTCGACGTCGGGCTCGACTACCTGGCGCTCGACCGCGGCGCGGCGACGCTCTCGGGCGGCGAGGGGCAGCGTATCCGGCTCGCGACGCAGATCGGCTCGAAGCTGGTCGGCGTGCTCTACATCCTGGACGAGCCGTCGATCGGCCTCCACCAGCGCGACAACGCGCGACTCCTCGCCACCCTCCGCCAGCTCCGCGACCTCGGCAACACGGTGGTCGTGGTGGAGCACGACCGCGACACGATCCTCGCCGCCGACCACGTGATCGACATGGGACCGGGCGCCGGCGTGCACGGCGGCCGGGTGGTGTCGGCGGGGCCGCCGGCGGCGATCATGGCGGACCCCGCCTCGCTCACCGGGCGCTATCTGGCCGGCGCCGAGGAGGTGCCGGTGCCGCGCCGGCGCCGGCGCGGCACCGGCTGGACGATCGGCGTGCGCGGCGCGCGCGCCAACAACCTGCGCGGCATCGACGTGGACGTTCCGCTCGGCACGATGACCTGCGTCACGGGCGTGTCGGGCTCGGGGAAGTCGAGCCTGGTGGTGGACACGATCTACCCCGCGCTCGCGAAGCGCCTCGGCGGCGGGCGCCAGGAGCCCGGCGCGCACGCCGAGCTCAGCGGCTGGCAGATGCTCGACAAGGTGATCGAGATCGACCAGGCGCCGATCGGGCGGAGCCCGCGCTCGAACCCCGCTACCTACACCGGCGCCTTCGGCCCCATCCGCGAGCTCTTCGCTCAGCTCCCGGAGGCCCGGACGCGCGGCTACGGGCCCGGTCGCTTCTCCTTCAACGTGAAGGGCGGCCGCTGCGAGGCGTGCGCCGGGGACGGGCTCATCGCCATCGAGATGCACTTCCTCCCCGACGTGTTCGTCACCTGCGAGGTGTGCGGCGGCCGGCGCTACAACCGCGAGACGCTCGAGGTGCGCTTCAAGGGACGGAGCATCGCCGACGTGCTCGATCTGAGCGTGGCCGAGGCGCTCGACTTCCTGGGCTCGGTGCCGGCCGCCCGCCAGCGGCTGGAGGCGCTGCGCGAGGTCGGGCTCGAGTACATCCGGCTCGGCCAGCCCGCGACCACGCTCTCGGGCGGCGAGGCGCAGCGCGTCAAGCTCGCCCGGGAGCTCGCCCGCCGCGCCACCGGCCGCACCCTCTACGTGCTCGACGAGCCGACCACGGGTCTCCACTTCGACGACGTGCGGCGGCTCCTCCAGGTGCTCGGGCGGCTGGTCGACGCGGGCAACACGGTCCTCCTGATCGAACACAACCTGGACGTCGTGAAGAGCGCCGACTACGTGATCGACCTGGGCCCCGAGGGCGGGGCCCAGGGCGGCCGCCTGGTGGCGGCCGGTACCCCGGAGGAGATCGCCGCGAGCCCGGCGTCCCACACAGGGGCCTTCCTGCGCGAGATATTTCGCCCCGACCACACCGTGCCGCCGCGGGCGCTCTCAGAACAGCGTCTCTGAAAGTGGCGCAGACACAGGGGCTGGGTTGACAGGCCAGGAACAGCCAATATAGTGGATTCATCCGGTCCGGATTGTCGGCTAATCGGAGAGGAATCCCGCATGAACGGTAAGGGAATCTACATGGACAACCACGCCACGACCCCGCTCGATCCGCGGGTGCTCGAGGCGATGATCCCCTATCTCACCGAGACCTTCGGCAACGCGGCCAGCCGGAGCCACGGCTACGGCTGGGAGGCCGAGAAGGCGGCCGAGACGGGGCGCGAGCGGATCGCCCGCCTGATCAACGCCAAGGCGAAGGAGATCATCTTCACCAGCGGCGCCACCGAGTCCGACAACCTCGCCATCAAAGGGGTGGTCGAGTTCTACAAGGACAAGGGCAACCACGTCATCACCGCCGCGACCGAGCACAAGGCGGTCCTCGACACCTGTAAGGCCCTCGAGCGGAAGGGCCTCGCGGCGGTCACCTACCTCCCGGTCGACGAGTACGGGCTTGTCGACCCGGACGACGTCCGGCGAGCGATCACCGACAAGACCGTGCTGGTCTCGATCATGTTCGCGAACAACGAGATCGGCACGATCAACCCGATCGCCGAGATCGGCAGGGTGGCGCACGAGAAGGGCGTCCTCTTCCACAGCGATGCGACCCAGGGGGTCGGCAAGCTCCCGGTCGACGTGGAGGCGATGAACATCGACCTCCTCTCCATGTCGGCGCACAAGATGTACGGGCCGAAGGGCATCGGCGCGCTCTACGTGCGTGCGAAGGCCCCGCGCGTGCGGCTGACGCCCATCATCGACGGCGGCGGCCACGAGCGCGGCTTCCGCTCCGGGACGCTCAACGTGCCGGGCATCGTCGGCTTCGGAAAGGCGTGCGACCTCTGCCGCGAGGGCATGGCGGACGAGGCGCAGCGTCTGCTCGGGCTGCGCGAGCGGCTCCGCGAGGGGCTCTTCTCGCAGCTCGACGAGATCTTCCTGAACGGGCACCCGGTCCACCGCCTGCCCGGCAACCTGAACGTGAGCTTCGCCTACGTCGAGGGTGAGTCGCTGCTCATGGGGCTCAACGGCTCGACCCATCCCATCGCGGTCGCCGAGACCGAGCCGCCGATCGCCGTCTCCTCGGGCTCGGCCTGCACCTCGGCGACGCTCGAGCCGTCCTACGTGCTGAAGGCCCTCGGGGTGGGCGACGAGCTGGCGCACACCTCGATCCGCTTCGGCCTGGGGCGCTTCAACACGGCGGAGGAGGTCGACTACGTGGTGGAGCGCGTCGTTCACGAGGTGCGGCGGCTGCGCGAGCTCTCGCCGCTCTACGAGATGGCGAAGGAAGGCATCGATCTCAAGTCCGTCGAGTGGCAACGCTCCTGAAGGAGGGCAGCAGCATGGCATACAGCGACAAAGTCATCGATCATTACTCCAATCCCCGCAATGTCGGCTCGTTTCCCAAGGGTGAGGAAAACGTCGGCACCGGCGTGGTCGGCGCGCCCGAGTGCGGCGACGTGATGAAGCTCCAGCTGAAGATCAACGACGACGGCATCGTCGAGGACGCGCGCTTCAAGACCTTCGGCTGTGGCAGCGCGATCGCGAGCTCGAGCTACGTGACCGAGCTGGTGAAGGGCAAGACGGTGGACGAGGTGCTGCAGATCAAGAACACCCACATCGTGCAGGAGCTCTCGCTCCCGCCGGTCAAGATACACTGCTCGGTGCTGGCCGAGGACGGCATCAAGGCCGCGATCGCGGACTGGAAGAAGAAGCGCGAGCAGACGAAGCCGGAGGCCGCGCAGGCGAGCTGACCCGATGATCTCGATGACCGACCAGGCGGCGCGCAAGATCCAGGCCCTCATCGCCGAGAAGGGGCTCCCCGGCGGCGGGCTGCGCGTCAAGGTGGTGGGCGGCGGGTGCTCCGGCCTCACCTACAAGATGGACGTCGACCAGCCGCGCGAGGGCGACAAGGTGTTCGAGCACGACGGCGCCAGGCTGGTCGTCGATCGCAAGAGCTTTCTCTACTTGAAGGGTACCGAGCTGGACTACAAGGAAGAGCTGATGGCCTCGGGCTTCAATCTGCGCAACCCGAACGTGAAGCGCACCTGCGGCTGCGGCTCTTCGTTCGTCGTCTGATCGGGCGATGCTTCTCGGGAACGATGCAGGCAGCAGAGGCGACACGACGCGAATGCTGGAAATGCCACGCGGAGAGCGGCGCGGCGCTCGTATGCCCGCGCTGCGCGGCGGTCCAGCGCCTGCCGGCGGACGCTGACCTCTTCGCGGTCCTTGGCCTGCCGCGCCAGCTCGCGCTCGACCTGCCCGACCTGGAGCGGCGCTACCATGCCGCCTCGCGCACGGTCCACCCCGACCGCTTCCAGACCGCGGGCCCCCGCGAGCGCGAGTTCTCGCTGGCAGCGAGCGCGGCGGTGAACCGCGCCTACCGCACGCTCCGCGACCCCGTGGCGCGGGGCCGCTACTGGCTCGAGCTGCACGGCGCGCGGCTCGGTGACGGCGGCCCGCAGGTGCCCCCGGCGATCGCGGCCGAGGTGTTCGAGACACAGGAGAAGCTCGAGGAGCTGCGCGCCGCGGCCAGCCCCGAGCGGCGCCGGGAGGTCGAGGCGCTGCGCGACGGCTTCACGGGCCGCCTGGGCGTGCTCCGTGACGAGCTCTGCGCCCTCTACGCCTCGGCCAACGGGGGCGCGCCGTCGCTCGACGAGCTCAAGTGCCGGCTCTCCGAGATCGCCTACCTGCGCACGCTGCTCGGCGACATCGAAGACGCGATGGGAGAAGGACTCCGTGGGACCGATCATCGGCATTGATCTCGGCACGACGAACAGCCTGGTTGCCGTGCTCGAGGAGGGCGGGGCACGGGTGCTGCCCGACCCGGAGACGGGGGCGGCACTGCTGCCCTCGGCGGTCGCCTTCCTGCCCGGCGGCGAGGTGATCGTAGGCGCGCGCGCCAAGGCGCTCGCTGGCGAGCGGCCGCTGGATACGATCCTCTCGGTCAAGCGCTTCATGGGCCTCGGCCTCGAGCACGTGAGCGCCGCGGACCGCCGACGCTACCGCTTCACGGAGCCCCGCCAGGGTGCGTATGACCCCGTGCGCTTCGTGGTCGAGGGCCGCCAGGTGACGCCGCCGGAGGTCTCGGCCCACGTCCTGCGCGAGCTCAAGCGCTGGGCCGAGGCGGCGCTCGGCGAGACGGTCAGCCAGGCGGTGATCACCGTACCGGCCTACTTCAACGACAGCCAGCGCCAGGCGACCCGCGATGCGGGGCGGCTCGCCGGCCTCGAGGTGCTGCGCCTGGTGAACGAGCCCACCGCCGCTTCACTCGCATACGGCCTCGACAAGCAGGACGAGGGCGTGATCGCGGTCTACGACCTGGGCGGCGGCACCTTCGACATCTCGATCCTGCGCCTGCGCGCCGGGGTGTTCGAGGTGCTGGCGACGAGCGGCGACACGCGGCTCGGGGGCGACGACTTCGACGAGCGTCTGGCCGAGCTCGTGCTGGCCGAGCTGCCCGAGGCGGAGCGCTGCCGCGCCGACGTGCGCGCCCGGGCGCGGGCGGCGGCCGAGCGCGCCAAGCGTGCGCTCAGCGACGCCGAGCGCGCGGAGATCGTGCTCGGCCCCGTCCGCCGAGCGGTCACGCGTGCGGAGCTCGAGACGCTGGTGAAGGATCTGGTCGAGCGCACCGCCGGCCCGTGCCGCCAGGCGCTCCGGGACGCCGGGCTCCGGCCCGAGGACATCGGCAGCGTCGTCGCCGTCGGTGGCTCGACGCGCATGCCCCTCGTGCGCCGCCAGATGGAGGCCGTCTTCGGCCGGCCGCCGCTCACCGACCTCGACCCCGATCGGGTGGTGGCGCTCGGCGCCGGCATCCAGGCGGGCATCCTCTCCGGCGGGCGGCGCGACATGCTCCTCCTCGACGTGGTGCCGCTCTCGCTCGGCATCGAGACCATGGGCGGTGTCTTCACGCGCCTGGTGGACCGCAACACGACCATCCCGACCAGCGTCAAGGAGACCTTCACCACCGCGGTCGACAACCAGACGGCGGTCGACATCCACGTCCTGCAGGGCGAGCGGGAGCTGGCCAGCGACAACCGGAGCCTCGCCCGCTTCAAGATCCCGATCTGCCCGCTGCCCGCCGGCGTGCCGCGCCTCGAGGTCACCTTCCTGATCGACGCCAACGGCATCCTCTCCGTCACCGCCGCCGACCTCCGCACCGGGCACGAGCGCTCGGTCGAGGTGAAGCCGTCCTACGGCCTCGACGAGACGGAGATCGAGCGCATGCTGGAGGAGTCGATCGACCACGCGGAGGAGGACGTGCGCCAGCGGCAGGTGCGCGAGGCGCGCGTCGAGGCCGACATGATCCTGCACGCAACGCGCGACTCGCTGGCGCGCGAGGCACGGCTGCTCGCGGACGGCGAGTGGGAGCGTATCCGCGCGGCGGTCGCGGCGCTCGAGCAGGCCCGTGCAGGCGAGGACTACCTCGCCATCCGCGACGCGGTCGAGACGCTCAGCAAGGAGACCGAGCCCTTCGCCCGCCGCATCATGGACCGCTCGCTGACCGAGGCGCTGGCCAACCGGCGCCTGGCGGAGCTCTGAGATGGCGCTCACCTGGGAGGACGCGGAGGACATCGCCGCCGAGCTGGTGGAGGCGCATCCGGACGTCGATCCGCTCACCGTGCGCTTCACCGACTTGCGGAAGTGGGTGATCGCGCTGCCCGATTTCGCGGACGATCCGATGGCGTCCAGCGAGGGCAAGCTCGAGCGCATCCAGATGGCGTGGGTGGCGGAGAGGGAGTCTTGAAGGAGGCCCCATGGCGATCATGCAGGTGAGCCGGAAGATCGACTACGCGCTGCGCGCGGTGATCCACCTGGCGAACGAAGAGGCCAGCGCGCGCGCCTGCTCGCTCGGCGAGATCGCGGAGCGCGAGCGGGTGCCCCGGCAGTTCCTCGAGAAGATCGTCCAGGAGCTGATCCACAAGGGGCTGGTGCGCTCCCGCCGCGGGCCGCACGGCGGCTACGTCCTCGCCCGTCCGGCCGAGCAGATGACCTTCCGCGACGTGATCGAGGCGGTGGAGGGGCCCATCTCGCTCAACGTGTGTACGAGCGAGCCTGCGGACTGCTCGCTGCTTGGCACCTGCGGTATGGAGCGGGTATGGCGCGAGGGGCAGCGCCGTGTCATGGATCTCTTCGAAAAG
Protein-coding regions in this window:
- the iscX gene encoding Fe-S cluster assembly protein IscX, which translates into the protein MALTWEDAEDIAAELVEAHPDVDPLTVRFTDLRKWVIALPDFADDPMASSEGKLERIQMAWVAERES
- the hscA gene encoding Fe-S protein assembly chaperone HscA produces the protein MGPIIGIDLGTTNSLVAVLEEGGARVLPDPETGAALLPSAVAFLPGGEVIVGARAKALAGERPLDTILSVKRFMGLGLEHVSAADRRRYRFTEPRQGAYDPVRFVVEGRQVTPPEVSAHVLRELKRWAEAALGETVSQAVITVPAYFNDSQRQATRDAGRLAGLEVLRLVNEPTAASLAYGLDKQDEGVIAVYDLGGGTFDISILRLRAGVFEVLATSGDTRLGGDDFDERLAELVLAELPEAERCRADVRARARAAAERAKRALSDAERAEIVLGPVRRAVTRAELETLVKDLVERTAGPCRQALRDAGLRPEDIGSVVAVGGSTRMPLVRRQMEAVFGRPPLTDLDPDRVVALGAGIQAGILSGGRRDMLLLDVVPLSLGIETMGGVFTRLVDRNTTIPTSVKETFTTAVDNQTAVDIHVLQGERELASDNRSLARFKIPICPLPAGVPRLEVTFLIDANGILSVTAADLRTGHERSVEVKPSYGLDETEIERMLEESIDHAEEDVRQRQVREARVEADMILHATRDSLAREARLLADGEWERIRAAVAALEQARAGEDYLAIRDAVETLSKETEPFARRIMDRSLTEALANRRLAEL
- a CDS encoding Rrf2 family transcriptional regulator — encoded protein: MAIMQVSRKIDYALRAVIHLANEEASARACSLGEIAERERVPRQFLEKIVQELIHKGLVRSRRGPHGGYVLARPAEQMTFRDVIEAVEGPISLNVCTSEPADCSLLGTCGMERVWREGQRRVMDLFEKTTIADVRRPGIPPGVMAGLNAPAARASKAQP